In Neisseria animalis, a single window of DNA contains:
- the panB gene encoding 3-methyl-2-oxobutanoate hydroxymethyltransferase, whose amino-acid sequence MITINTLQKMKAEGEKITMLTAYEASFAALMDDAGVDVLLVGDSLGMTVQGRSSTLPVSLRDMCYHTECVARGAKNAMIVADLPFGTYQQSKEQAFAAAAELMAAGAHMVKLEGGVWMAETTEFLQLRGIPVCAHIGLTPQSVFAFGGYKVQGRGDSAQALINDATAHDEAGAAIVLMECVPAALGKQVTETVRCPTIGIGAGVDCDGQVLVMHDMLGVFPGKTAKFVKNFMQGQSSIQAAVEAYVRAVKDKTFPAAEHTFA is encoded by the coding sequence ATGATTACAATCAACACCCTGCAGAAAATGAAAGCGGAAGGCGAAAAAATCACCATGCTGACCGCCTACGAAGCCAGCTTTGCCGCGCTGATGGACGATGCCGGCGTGGATGTCCTGCTGGTCGGAGACTCCTTGGGCATGACGGTTCAGGGCCGCTCCTCCACCCTGCCCGTCAGTCTGCGCGATATGTGCTACCACACCGAATGCGTGGCCCGCGGTGCAAAAAATGCCATGATTGTTGCCGATTTGCCCTTCGGTACATACCAGCAAAGTAAAGAACAGGCTTTCGCTGCGGCGGCAGAACTGATGGCGGCAGGCGCACACATGGTCAAACTCGAAGGCGGCGTTTGGATGGCGGAAACCACCGAGTTTCTCCAACTTCGCGGCATTCCCGTCTGCGCCCATATCGGCTTGACGCCGCAATCCGTGTTTGCTTTCGGCGGTTATAAGGTGCAAGGCAGGGGCGACAGCGCCCAAGCGCTGATCAACGATGCAACCGCACATGATGAAGCAGGTGCGGCGATTGTGTTGATGGAATGCGTACCGGCGGCTTTGGGCAAGCAGGTTACCGAAACCGTCCGCTGCCCGACCATCGGCATCGGTGCCGGTGTGGATTGCGACGGCCAAGTTTTGGTGATGCACGATATGTTGGGCGTATTCCCCGGCAAAACTGCAAAATTCGTGAAAAACTTTATGCAGGGTCAAAGCAGCATTCAAGCGGCGGTTGAAGCCTATGTCCGCGCGGTGAAAGACAAAACTTTCCCTGCTGCCGAACATACGTTTGCCTAG
- the purE gene encoding 5-(carboxyamino)imidazole ribonucleotide mutase: MIQVGIIMGSNSDWPVMQHAAEFLKQFGVEYEARVVSAHRTPDLMFEYAETARDRGIKAIIAGAGGAAHLPGMVAAKTTVPVLGVPVPSKYLRGEDSLLSIVQMPKGVPVATFAIGEAGAANAALFAVSLLANENPELAQKLADFRAKQEQTVLAMTLPEA; the protein is encoded by the coding sequence ATGATTCAAGTAGGCATCATCATGGGCAGCAACAGCGACTGGCCGGTTATGCAGCATGCGGCGGAGTTTTTGAAACAATTCGGCGTAGAATACGAAGCACGCGTCGTTTCCGCCCACCGCACCCCCGACTTGATGTTTGAATATGCCGAAACCGCACGCGACCGAGGCATCAAAGCCATCATCGCCGGTGCGGGCGGCGCGGCACATCTGCCGGGCATGGTGGCCGCCAAAACCACCGTTCCCGTACTCGGCGTACCCGTACCGAGCAAATACCTCCGCGGCGAAGATTCGTTGCTCTCCATCGTTCAAATGCCCAAAGGTGTTCCGGTGGCTACTTTCGCCATCGGAGAAGCCGGAGCAGCCAATGCCGCGCTGTTTGCCGTTTCCCTGCTGGCCAATGAAAATCCCGAGTTGGCTCAAAAACTGGCCGATTTCAGAGCCAAACAAGAACAAACCGTTCTGGCCATGACCTTGCCCGAAGCATAA
- a CDS encoding tetratricopeptide repeat protein, with product MTKTHATLLLLSTFALTACVTATQPRNVQAVQDNEDSFVLPDIPAEPLPAAGIPYPQLDKQTQIDQIGIQVARLEREIELLNTRIQQIERRNTPKRTAAKPATSNRLNDAKLKNNYLANGGATVAEADSVAQNEIRLYNQALKFYQRGNFTAAAAVLRGADGGNGSEAARRNMYLLLQSQQRMGNCESVIEIGGRYANRFKGTAQAPDALYSIGQCQYRMQQKDIARNTWRKLIQTYPDSTAAKRAAAAVRQR from the coding sequence ATGACGAAAACACACGCTACACTCCTCTTACTCAGCACTTTTGCCCTGACCGCCTGCGTTACCGCAACGCAGCCCCGCAACGTTCAAGCCGTACAAGACAATGAAGACAGCTTCGTTTTGCCCGATATTCCGGCTGAGCCGCTTCCTGCCGCCGGCATTCCTTATCCGCAACTGGACAAGCAAACCCAAATCGACCAAATCGGCATTCAGGTTGCCCGTTTGGAGCGCGAAATTGAATTGCTGAATACCCGCATCCAACAGATCGAGCGCCGCAATACGCCGAAGCGCACCGCAGCCAAACCCGCTACCTCCAACCGCCTGAACGATGCCAAACTGAAAAACAACTATCTGGCAAACGGCGGGGCAACGGTTGCCGAAGCCGATTCCGTTGCCCAAAATGAAATACGCCTGTACAACCAAGCCCTGAAATTCTACCAACGCGGCAACTTTACCGCCGCCGCAGCCGTCTTGCGCGGTGCAGACGGCGGCAACGGCAGCGAAGCGGCCCGCCGCAATATGTATCTGCTGCTGCAAAGCCAACAGCGTATGGGTAATTGCGAATCCGTTATCGAAATCGGCGGGCGTTATGCCAACCGTTTCAAAGGAACGGCGCAAGCCCCCGATGCGCTGTACAGTATCGGGCAATGCCAATACCGGATGCAGCAGAAAGACATTGCCCGCAACACATGGCGCAAGCTGATACAAACCTATCCCGACAGCACCGCCGCCAAACGTGCGGCCGCGGCAGTCAGACAGCGTTGA
- a CDS encoding class I SAM-dependent methyltransferase produces the protein MTTTTTNVPPLLQNYLNEIGEAEHPVLTALRARTENHRLGKMAIAREQAALLTWLARLIRAEKYLEVGVFTGYSSTAVALTLPEHGTVTACDINVTFTDIARETWQAAGVAHKITLHLQPALLTLDDLIASGEAGSYDLALIDADKPPTPQYFERCLKLVRSGGVVAIDNVLLNGRVIENPSENVPPSLKILQDFNRNLPHDPRIVPITLPVGDGLTLLLKK, from the coding sequence ATGACCACCACCACAACCAACGTCCCGCCCCTTCTGCAAAACTACCTCAACGAAATCGGCGAAGCGGAACACCCCGTTTTGACCGCATTGCGCGCCCGCACCGAAAACCACCGTCTCGGCAAAATGGCGATTGCCCGCGAACAGGCGGCATTGCTGACATGGCTGGCGCGCCTGATTCGTGCCGAAAAATATTTGGAAGTGGGCGTATTCACCGGTTACAGCAGCACCGCTGTGGCACTCACATTGCCCGAACACGGCACGGTTACCGCCTGCGACATCAATGTAACCTTTACCGACATCGCACGGGAAACATGGCAGGCGGCAGGCGTGGCGCACAAAATCACCCTGCACCTCCAACCGGCGCTGTTGACGCTGGACGATTTGATTGCCTCAGGCGAAGCGGGCAGCTATGATTTGGCGCTCATCGATGCAGACAAACCGCCCACGCCCCAATATTTCGAGCGTTGCCTGAAGCTGGTACGCAGCGGCGGTGTCGTCGCCATCGATAATGTACTGCTCAACGGCAGGGTGATTGAAAATCCATCGGAAAACGTACCGCCCAGCCTGAAAATCCTGCAGGATTTCAACCGCAACCTCCCGCACGATCCGCGCATCGTACCGATTACCCTGCCCGTCGGCGACGGTCTTACCCTGTTACTCAAAAAATAA
- a CDS encoding DUF3460 family protein: MYHYRSDATQFLDQLIADNPELETERMENRNLLWDVELNPQEQAGFEAAKVEKQPYTYYQN; the protein is encoded by the coding sequence ATGTATCACTACCGATCCGATGCCACACAATTTTTAGACCAACTGATTGCGGACAATCCCGAGCTGGAAACCGAGCGTATGGAAAACCGCAACCTGTTGTGGGATGTCGAGCTGAACCCGCAGGAACAAGCGGGATTTGAAGCGGCCAAAGTGGAAAAGCAACCCTATACCTATTATCAAAACTGA
- the pcnB gene encoding polynucleotide adenylyltransferase PcnB encodes MLKKWLHKVLPGKKAAVHKEIIGYAQHGISADMLSFAAEKVVGRLQDAGFQAYIVGGAVRDLLLGVEPKDFDVATNATPEEVRRIFRRSRIIGRRFQIVHVMVGPETIEVTTFRGGNKALHNAQGRIMKDNTYGTIEEDAMRRDFTCNALYYDPVRQEILDFHRGVEDIADKKLVMIGEPAARYQEDPVRILRAVRLSGKLGFEVETQTAAPISEYAGRLKNEPVARLFDEILKLLFSGHARKCLSRLNSLEVSDNIHPLLTALKAADRPENRIIALALKNTDERLREDKSVSVGFVLAAILWPQVNRYWQQYQQQGQRPAPALSEAVNTLREQVEKGWGVPQRFTATMREIWQFQPQFANTRGARPHRLIAQARFRAAYDFMVLRGQTGEADADLIQWWTDFQHADEETRAMMTMAAQQHSAQQYADGKSKRKRRRKPRKKKPAESE; translated from the coding sequence ATGTTGAAAAAATGGTTGCACAAAGTCTTGCCCGGGAAAAAGGCGGCGGTGCACAAAGAAATCATCGGCTACGCGCAACACGGAATCAGTGCCGATATGTTGAGTTTTGCCGCCGAGAAAGTGGTAGGCCGTCTGCAAGATGCGGGTTTTCAGGCTTATATTGTCGGCGGGGCGGTACGCGATTTGCTGCTGGGGGTCGAGCCTAAAGATTTTGACGTGGCAACCAATGCCACACCCGAAGAAGTGCGCCGCATTTTCCGCCGCAGCCGCATTATCGGCCGCCGTTTTCAAATCGTTCATGTGATGGTGGGGCCGGAAACCATTGAAGTAACAACCTTCCGGGGCGGCAATAAGGCCTTGCACAACGCACAGGGCCGGATTATGAAAGACAACACCTACGGCACCATCGAAGAAGATGCCATGCGCCGCGATTTTACCTGTAATGCCCTGTATTACGATCCCGTCCGTCAGGAGATTCTCGATTTTCATCGCGGAGTGGAGGACATAGCGGATAAGAAGCTGGTGATGATTGGCGAACCGGCAGCGCGTTATCAGGAAGACCCCGTTCGGATTTTGCGTGCGGTACGTTTGTCGGGCAAACTCGGTTTTGAAGTCGAAACGCAGACGGCAGCACCGATTTCCGAATATGCAGGCCGTCTGAAAAACGAACCTGTTGCGCGGCTGTTTGACGAAATTCTCAAGCTGCTGTTTTCCGGCCATGCACGAAAATGCCTGAGCAGGCTGAACAGCTTGGAGGTGTCGGACAACATCCATCCGCTGCTGACCGCGCTCAAAGCCGCCGACCGCCCCGAAAACCGCATCATCGCTCTGGCCTTGAAAAATACCGACGAACGCTTGCGTGAAGACAAATCGGTATCAGTAGGCTTTGTACTGGCCGCAATTTTGTGGCCGCAGGTCAACCGCTACTGGCAGCAGTACCAACAGCAGGGGCAGCGTCCTGCACCCGCTTTGTCGGAGGCGGTCAACACCTTGCGCGAACAGGTAGAGAAAGGCTGGGGCGTGCCGCAACGGTTTACCGCCACCATGCGCGAGATTTGGCAGTTTCAACCGCAATTTGCCAACACGCGCGGCGCACGTCCGCACCGCCTGATTGCCCAAGCCCGTTTCCGCGCCGCTTATGATTTTATGGTATTGCGCGGGCAAACCGGCGAAGCCGATGCCGATTTGATACAGTGGTGGACGGATTTTCAACATGCAGACGAAGAAACCCGCGCCATGATGACGATGGCAGCGCAACAGCATTCTGCCCAACAATATGCAGACGGAAAATCCAAACGCAAACGCCGCCGCAAACCGCGTAAGAAAAAGCCTGCCGAATCGGAATAA
- a CDS encoding autotransporter outer membrane beta-barrel domain-containing protein, with translation MQTAFAAGGATLHPYAGLYYVGSHGDTDTRFNNAHFKIAHAGNRFAARAGLRAMLSPKHSLSAEIETEQGSRSRRAYQANIGYRFQW, from the coding sequence TTGCAGACGGCATTTGCCGCCGGCGGTGCAACGCTGCATCCGTATGCAGGTTTGTATTATGTCGGCAGCCACGGCGACACCGATACCCGCTTCAACAACGCCCACTTCAAAATCGCCCATGCCGGCAACCGCTTCGCTGCCCGCGCCGGTTTGCGTGCGATGTTGTCGCCGAAACACAGCCTGAGCGCGGAAATCGAAACCGAACAAGGCAGCAGAAGCCGCCGCGCCTATCAAGCCAATATCGGCTACCGTTTCCAATGGTAA